The Salvelinus alpinus chromosome 29, SLU_Salpinus.1, whole genome shotgun sequence region aaatTACGGTTacttttaaaatcagattttaataagatacattttttaaattagtgGGGTTTAaccataattatgactttgtggctgtgttaactagtgactCCCCCGACGGTTTAAAAGGAAGACCGGGTGGTTTAAAACGATGATATTGACGTTTGCGTTGACCCATCTAAATCTACTGCGCGCGCAATCACAACCAATCACCTCCGTCGTAAGAGGCGGATTATGTTGAACGGCatgatctgttttttttttttttttttttttttttttttttatccccttttctccccaattttcgtggtatccaatcgctagtaattactatcttgtctcatcgctacaactcccgtacgggctcgggagagacgaaggtcgaaagtcatgcgtcctccgaagcacaacccaaccaagccgcactgcttcttaacacagcgcgcctccaacccggaagccagccgcaccaatgtgtcggaggaaacaccgtgcacccgcccgcctcggttagcgcgcactgcgcccggcccgccacaggagtcgctggagcgcgatgagacaaggatatccctaccggccaaaccctccctaacccggacgacgctaagccaattgtgcgtcgccccacggacctcccggtcgcggccggctgcgacagagcctgggcgcgaacccagactctggtggcgcagcatagcactgcgatgcagtgctctagaccactgcgccacccgggaggcggcATGATCTGTTTGATTGGCGTTTCAATCATCCGATTAAGATGAAGGAAGAGAGAACTGGCCTATCAAGAGCTTCATAGGGCGGGATTTGATAGAGGGGGCTGGGTGCTAAGTATCATGGAGGATCAGTAGAGGAACTGTGGCCATACAAGAAAACCGAGCTGTGGGTCCAAACTCTGGAGTTGAACATTTTATtgccatattttttttattttacgttAACCTAGTGTTTTATATTTTACTAATAATGGAGATGAAAAAGAGGATCAGTTTAGAATTGAGGAATAGGACACCAGCGGAGGTAAGTTATCTTGCCATTATTTATCTTAAATTTGAGGTGATAACTATGCGAGCCGATAACCCAGAGAAGAGCAGGATTTCTTACGAGCCTCCGCTCTGCACATTGACAACTGAGGATGCGAGTCCGATTAGGTCTAAGTTTTTTAAAGTTTTGGATTCTGATTATTCGTCCGATCACAACATATGTTGGTTGCTGTACAAAAACGAGCTGAAAGTATCCACAAAGCAATTTAGATCGCTTTGTGATTCTAATAGCATTTTATTGATCTGCAACACTGTCTTTGCCATCATCCTCCTTGTCTTGCGCCCGGCCAGAGATCCATTGGATGTTCAAGGTGGCGGAGCGGGCATAATTATGAAGAACACATTCCGCTCCGATTATGCTATTGTTGTGAGAATAATAAAAATTGTGAAAAGCCAATAACATCGTAATAGGGCTCAGCTGACGTCGTGTTGACTCCTGTAATATAGCAAGCTAATCCAAATAGAGAATTCACAACTGATATGGAAATGTAAAATAACTTTTGATAGCCTTCGGGAAGCGATTAATTGGTTTGTCTTGGAAGTTGCCTGTTGTTATTCCATATGAATGCCGATGCAAATAACTATTTCAGTCGAATTTAAAAACTCAAGCTTTCCATGCGTAACGATGCTTTTGACAGATCTTACCAGGTTAACCAAATGTCAAAACAAGCTGGTTGGTTTCTCTGAGCGGACATTTTACTAATCGAATGGTTTTAGCTAAGACCCATTTATTTTACCGTAGCATTTTTAAAAGTCCACGGGATTTAAACATCAATACTCGAATGAACAGCGCCTGCAAGAATTTATAAGCAATATAAAACCAGCATGCACGCAAGCTGACCGTTGTCGGAGCGAGACGCGCAGTCACTGTCTACGGTGGCGTCAGTGTAGCGGATTTTTTTGTACAGTACAGGCTGTTGAGCCCTGTTTCTGACGGGCGGGGAGTGGAAGTCATTTTGTTACATCTATACACGAGCACATTTTGACGGCGATAACCAGTTTAACTCGATTTAGATAAGTAAATGGATAAATTGTGCCTATTAAACGGCTAACGTTACATGTAGGCCTAAATCAAATTTAGAAAGTCTACTTCCAAGCGAATTTCATATAGTCTATACGATTCACTCTGCCGGCCATTTAAATAGCCTACTTGTACTCCCATCGGAAAGCAAGTTGTCTATTTTGCCTCCATGATGTAGTGATTATGTAACGACAGGCTTTTCCTCGGGATGATTAACGACGACGATGTCTTTGTAAAACGTATATGTACACATTCAAGTGTAGCAGCGTTTGCGGTCCTGTTCTGCGTTTTATGAATTTAAGTAATATGGCAGATGGCGTGCGGGGCTCAGACCTCCCCCCAATTTAGTAGATTAGGCTACAGTAAATCCCCCAACCCTCGGAGACGGCGCTTGTTTGAGGATTGACAAACCAGGTCCCCAGTCATTCATGCCACTGACTTTGGCCTTCGACAAACCTATTTCTCTTACAATTTCTGTAGTTACATAACTGCTGTGCATTCAGCAGTGAAGTCCATTAATAGGATGTAGGCTACATCTCCACTGTTTCTCACTCAACGACAATATCGAGATGTGCACTGAACTGGTCCTTTACAATCGAGAGGCATTAGGTGAAGATTAAACCAGACTAAGGCTGTGACAATACCAGCCTCCTTTACCATCTCTTTTTTTGAGGAGCGTATTATTTACAATTTTAAAAGGTAcaatcatacagtgcattcggaaatcattcagaccccttgactttttccacattttgtgactttacagccttattctaaaattgattaaatcgtttccccctctcattaatctacacacaataccggatactgacaaagcaaaaacatgtttttagatttttttgcaaatgtaaaaaataaataaatggaaatatgacatttacataagtattcagaccctttactctgtactttgttgaagcacctttgggagcgattagactcgagtcttcttgggtatgacgctacaagcttggcgcacctgtatttggggagtttctcccattcttctctgcagatcctctcaagctgtgtcaggttgggtggggagtgtcactgcacagctattttcaggtctctccagagatgttcgttagggttcaagtccaggctctggctgggcaactcaaggacattcagaaacttgacccgaagccactcctgcgttgtcttggctgtgtgcttagggttgttgtcctgttggaaggtggaccTTTGCCGAAGTCTGatgttctgagcgctctggagcaggttttcatcaaggaaacCTAAAAAACACCCCCATAGCAtgatgatgctaccaccaccatgcttcaccgtaaggatgttgccaggtctcctccagacgtgacgcttggcatttaggccaaagagttcaatctttgtttcatcagaccagagaatcttgatttctcatggtctgagagtcctttaggtgcctgttggcaaactccaagcaggctgtcgtgccttttactgaggagttgcttccgtctggccactctaccataatggcctaattggtggagtgctgcagagatggttgtcctacttgaaggttctcccacctccacagaggaactctggagctctgtcagagtgaccatcgggttctgggtcacctccctgaccaaggcccttctcctccgattgctcagtttggccgggcggccagctctaggaagagtcttggtggttccaaacttcttccatttaagaatgatggaggccactgttcttggagaccttcaatgctgcagacatttttggtacccttccccagatctgtgcctcgagacaatcctgtctcagctctgcggacaattccttcgacctcatggcttgttttttgctctgacatgcactgtcaactgtaggaccttatatagacaggtgtgtgcctttccaaatcatgtccaatcaattgaatttgccacaggtggactctgtagaaacatctcaaggctgatcaatggaaacaggattcaccggagctcaatttcgagtcttatagcaaagggtctgaatacttatgtaaataaggtatttttttatttttatacatttgcaaacatttataaaaacctgttttccttttgtcattagggggtattgtgtatagatggaggatttttaaaaatgtaatccattttagaataaagctaacgtaacaaattgtggaaaaagtcaaggggtctgaatactttctgaatgcactgtaatccctggattgctgatgctacactacatcaccaaaagtatgtggacactctttcaaatgagtggattcggcttttTTAGCCAAACCTGTTGCTGATGGggtttataaaatcgagcacacagccatgcaatttcgatagacaaacattggccgtagaatggcccgtactggagagctcagtgactttcaacgtggcacggtcataggatgccacctttccaacaagtcagtttgtcaaatttcagccctgctagagcttccccggtcaactgtaagtgctgttattgtgaatggaaacatctaggagcaacaacggctcagccgcaaagtggtatgccacacaagctcacagaacgggaccaccgtgtgctgaagcacgtaaaaagcgtctgtcctcggttgcaacactcactaccgagttccaaactgccccgggaagcaacgtcagcacaacaactgttcgtcgggagcttcatgaaataggattccatggccgagcagccacacacaggcctaagatcaccatgcacaatgccaaagatcagctggagtggtgtaaagctcaccgcgaTTAAACTCTGGAGCATTGGAAGCGccttctctagagtgatgaatcactctaaactatctggcagtccgacggacaaatctgggtttgacggatgccaggagaacgctacctgcctgaatgcatagtgccaactgtaaagtttggtggaggaggaataatagtcgtgggctgtttttcatggttcaggctaggcctcttagttccagtgaagggaaatcttaatgctacagcataaaatgactttctagatgattctgtgcttccaactttgtggcagtttggggaaggcccttttcctgtttcatcatGTCAAGgctcccatgcacaaagcgaggtccatacaaaaattGTCGATCGGTGTgggagaacttgactggcctgcacagagccctgacctctgaACACCTctgagatgaattggaatgccgactgcgagccaggccaaattgcccaacgtcagtgcccgacctcactaatgctcttcttgctgaagtccctgcagcaatgttccaacatctagtggaaaaccttcccagaagagtggaggctgttatattgatgcccatgattttggaatgaatgttcaacgagcaggtgtccacatacttttggtcatgtagtgtatgtattggccattgagaggctttgaagccaccagtcggccatattggcactccccaatcctccataggaatgaatgcaattctacagtatttcaattaaatgtttaaaGGACAAAGTTATATGTATTTTTGTCATtatagtggggacagtaacattagtacaaaaaaaatacataaaggaaaatgtttttcatgttttatttttgtttagcGCACATAATATAATTGAAGTATGCATGAacgtgtctgtaatataataaatgTCAAAGAATGTAGACATACATTTCATAACTTCTTTAGcttccaaaatgtttttttttttttttacaatggagGAGTGCTAAGATGGCTGTGCAGTGGCTTCAgccccctgtcagtcatccagggtttatacacatcattggtTAGCACATTTATATTGTTACCGCTTTTGAAGCCTTGTAGCTAGTCAGCTACTCCAGCCGTGGCGTTTTTCCAGACAGGGCTTCAGTCTTGTGTCCACACATGGCATTCAAGCAGAACATTTTTGAAAAGGCATGTGTTCTCACAGGAAACAGCTGACTTTAGGTCAAGGGTCAGCTTTTCCAATCAACATGCAATAAGATTACAAAATGGTGAATTAAACCAAACAAAATGTTTGCCTTTGTCATTAAAAATGCAACAAACTAGCTAAGCATTTAATTTGGTTTAATGAATTTGTTTATTTACCATTTTACAGGATGAAATCTCTTGAGATGCACCATCTCATTTTCAAGAGTGTCCAATGTATGGTGATGACTATTCCTACAGGTGGCCGAGCTGGTGGTGGATAACTGCCGCACCAGTGATGGTGAAGTAGAGGGCCTGACAGATGACTTCAAGGAGCTGGAATTCCTCAGCATGGTCAACGTTGGACTCACCTCCCTGGCAAAGCTACCCTCACTGCCCAAACTGCGCAAGGTGAGTAGGGAAGCTGGATCTTTTTGAGCAATCAATTATCTCACTGAAAATAATTTAGTTAGCAGAATTATAAGCCACTCTGGCTTCACTTCCAATTACCAATATTTGATATGCAGGATTACATATTTTTTTCCTAAATGATTCATCAAGAAATTATTATATTCTTTCCTCACAGTTGGAGCTGAGTGACAACAACATCTCGGGTCATTTGGAGACACTTTCAGAGAAGTGCCCCAACCTGACGTATCTAAACCTGAGTGGCAACAAGATAAAGGAGCTGAGCAACGTTGAGGCCCTGGTGAGTAGAGTCGGTAATGCTACAGTTGTAGCATTATGCGGTTCCAGGCATAAACCGTTTTTTGGGACTCAGTCAAGGTCTTaagtcaaattgtatttgtcacatgcttcgtaaacaacctgtgtagactaacagtgaagtgCTTTCTCAACAATGCAGAAAGAAAACACAGAAAAACACTAGGAATAAATAGAAAAATTATAacaaaggaataaatacacaatgaataaCGATAACTTATTGTTGAGACTTAGTattgtagaatacacaaggtgcaagtaaaacatttggttgtgcatcagcaatttttctcttatgtcagtcactgagtcAATCAATtaaccatgtcagctaacaaaTTTTAGaatggtaagttagtctagccagctatctaaacctgCAGTAATCATGGCCCTGACTTCCAGGGGCCCccgttgattttgttagtcactctcactcagctATCAtgatggcataagtcatggcaaaatgtgtagaattgcaggaaactagctttaaaactgcaaaaatgtctctccaccccatggcaaaatttgtAGACTTGCATGAAATTTGTTGTAAAATTGCTACATGTTCTCTccacctcatggcaaaatgtgtataacTGCAGAAAAATtgctttaaaatgactaaatgtTCTTTACATTCCATGGAAAAaggtgtagaatagcaggaaatgtactttaaaaCCAAAACTTTTCTCGTCAAGAGGGCATGTTTTGcctaggtaggtaggtgggtaaCCAAATCTcgtttagggcccccaaaaggctagagtcGACCCTGAGGCTGCTGGTTTTATATTATCTGGGAAAACTACTGTTAGCTTCGGATATTATAGCACAAACTAATCATTCTATTCACAAGGAGACTAGTACTTGGAGAGAATTAATTAATAAGGATTGTCTGATAGGATGTTGTgctctcacctcttctctctaaAACCACAGCAAAATCTGAAGAACCTGAAGAGCCTGGACCTGTTTAACTGTGAAATCACCACACTGGAGGAGTACCGTGAGAGCATCTTTGAGCTGCTGCCTCAGGTCACCTACCTGGACGGCTTCGACCAGGAGGACAACGAGGCCCCTGACTCCGAGGCAGACGCCGATGGTGAGTATGGCTACCACAACACAACAATGTGGTGTCAGTGATATTTAAGGGAAACTTTCTTGAACGAAATGCTTCTTCATCATAGATGATGAGGGGGAGGACGGAGCCGGACCGACAGGGGActatgatgatgaagatgacgaggaggaggaggaggtctcGGAAGGACGAGAGGTTGGGCTCTCTTACCTAATGAAGGAAAAGATCCAGGTGAGACAACTGGAATTTGTCATGTTATTTTCAGAACATCTTAGTCTTATTTCCGAAGACTCGAGTCAATGCTTAATTAAAGAATGTTAACTCCTCCCACCCCtaaggatgaagaggaggatgatgatgactacgcagaggaggaggatggaaaaGGTGAGGACAATAATTATTACTGACCTGTCACTAGTAATCAAACCCAAGTACATGGACTCAAGCCTGGAAAGGGTCAGATATGTTTGTCTGACACAGATCTATTGATGTAGTCAACATACACCAGGTATACCAAACAtttggaacaccttcctaatgttcAGTTGCACGGCACTCCCCCATTTTgtcctcaatttgtcagggcatggactctacaaggtgtcgaaagcgttccacagggatgctggcccatgttgacttcaatgcttcctacagttgtgaagttggctggatatcctttgggtggtggaccattcttgatattgacaggaaactgttgagcgtgaataacccagcagcgttgcagttcttgacacactgaaaccggtgcacctggcacctactacaataccctgttgaaaggcacttaaatcttttgtcttgcccattcaccctctgaatggcaaacattctcaattttctcaaggcttaaaaatgattccttgcatctacactgatttgaagtggatttagcaagtgacatcaataagggatcatagctttcacctggtcagtctggaaagagcaggtgttcttaatgttttgtatactaatGTCTCTATTAACATTGATCACAGGTTGGCTGTTACTCAATTTGTGGCAATGACTCAGAGCAAAGGGGCATTGGCTCTTTGACACAGGAGGGTTTGACTTCTATTGATCCGTTCCTCAGCACTGTGTGATTTGTATTCATTTGTCACTGATCCGTGTGTGATTCCCCCATTGAGAGCAGTTGCTAGCATTGACCGCTGGAGCCAAGCTAGGTCTACCCTCTACACTTAAAACAAGGTTAGAATACCGCCCTGCACTTTAGGAAGATCATTCCTTTCGACTTTACAGTTATTGCAGGTTGTGGACATGTAATCCAGAGATGGTTCAGGCCATTTAGTTATTACCTTGTGAATGCAGCCAAAGGCCCCATGTGTGCAAGTGAGCTACTCCTTCTGCACTCTGATTTGAAAGCTGTGCCTACTGTGAGATTACATCAGTAAGCAGCACACTCACCTGTGTGTGCAAGGAGTATAAATCAGACCTCTCCTATATAAATTGCCAGGAAGAATACTTAGCTACTATCTCATACGTACGCATTAGATCTGAGGTATTGGGGAGCCTTTGAAAGTGTACTTTGATGCAAGAGAACTACATCAACGTGAAACCAAAATGGATTCCTTACACCAGGCCCAAACCACTCGCCATCGTGCGCAAATTGAtgttgtccccccacaccaaacgcgatacacaggttgaaatatcaaaacaaactctgaaccaattatattaatttggggacaggtcaaaaagcattagacatttatggcaatttagctagctagcttgcagttgctagctaatttgtcctgggatataaacattgagttattttacctgaaatgtacaaggtcctctactccgacaattaatccacagataaaaggtaaaccgaatcgtttctagtcatctcgcctccttccaggcttcttttctttggactttatatggtgattggcaactAACTTTCATAATAAGGTGCAGTACTGCAACCGACCtcagtttgtctttcaatcacccacatgggtatatgttcctaaaaaccaatgagaagatggcacttgggtatatgcttctaaaaaccaatgaggagatgggagaggcaggacttgcagcgcgttctgcgtcacaaaaaaaaatctacttctattttagcgcctggcaacgcagacgctcgcgagcagtgtgggtgcaaagattgaataacatgtatgcgtaaattttattttgcaacgctcgcgcacgtgaCGCAACACGACCGTTAAGGTCAGCATGTTAGCCTCTCTTGCAGTGTTTCGCTAGTGGTAATTCAGTCTACAGGGTGGACTTTGTTACGTGACTGAACAGATGTATACTGGTGGTACTGTGTTGGTTTTCCCTCAGGTGTTTTTGAGATGGGTATGTGGGTGCGGAACATACAGTGGGTTGTGTATCAACTCCCACACAGCCTGTGGATATAATTTCATCAAATTCTGAATTAAGGGAAATGCCAATTGGATTTGATTGCCATTGTTCATTTTTACTTGGTCCTGATTAGAAATGATTGTcacccctttaaaaaaaaaaaaaattatcagaCCAATTCTGACATTTTGATTGGTTTTTGTCCTGTGCAGAGAAGGCAGGAGTCAaaggggagaagaggaagagggatgctgaggatgaaggggaggatgatgatgatgatgatgacgacgacGATGATGATGACTAGGCTTGTCTTTCCCCAGCGAACCTCTGGATCCAGATCCAAGCTGTAGAACAATAACCACAAAAAAGTGTGATCTTGCAGATTGTTTCTCTTTGTATACCATAGATATCACTGTAGAGGCTGTTTTTTCGTTTTTATATATATGGGATACAATATGAAAATGAGATTTTATCGACAATTAATTTGTTAATCATTCCATGTTAAATGACGACCCTAAATCTCTTCAATGTGTAAGGGCTCTAAAATAAATGGATGGGGGGGCTGGATTTATCTCAAATGGCTTGCCAATGATATGATCAGTTGCAACTAGAGGTGTGTTATGGACTAATTTAAGAAGGGCTGTCGCAACAATGACCAGCACAACAGAAGTGGCCCACACTGTCCCTCGTTGACGTCAGTGTTCAACAAACATCCAATGGCGTTCCAAGACCCATGACAGGCCATGCAGCCCAGAGTCCAGTCCAGCCCatggagatagatagaggactcatctttgtatctgtgccattatagtgtctgtgacagcatgaGCAGCACCATTTAAggcaatctccattttgaagtagtcaattttcttctttACGATTGGCTGATTCTGCCTGATGACCCAGTTGGACATTactccaacagggtcaccaggagggatcagccaatgaagttggaagttcCACGCAGTTGACTAAATTAAAATGTTGGAAGCCCTCAATGACGTTGCCCATGCTTTTAcggccttttggccactagaggcctcttaTCGTTCTCTATGGTCCAGCCAAGTCTCATCTACCTCTCTGGGCCACGGTGAGGAAAGAATGCCCCCTACAGGACAGCACTCTACACAGCACCACGCTCACTACTCAGGCAGCCAGGGATACCAGGCTAGAAAAGAGGCAACAGGAAGTTCAGGAACCTCTACCGTCATCGTTGTCTCCCACAAGCGGTCTCCTCTTTCCCCTCAATGCATTTTGTACCAGGTAGTTTCCACCCATCAATGAAAGTCCTGTCTCGCGTAAAATAGCATAGCAAAGACTGTTAAATCCCTCACACAGTATTTGACTTGTTTTAGGAATTTAAAAAATAGTGGGAGATGGGGAGGTCCAAAACAGTAGTCTAACAGTTTCTATACCAGCGTTAGTCCTGGGGAGTCGCACTGCCAACTGATGTGCAAACTGACCCCAAAACATTTGTGAGGGCCATAGAGCTGTGGCTTTCTAGGACCAGGGCTGGTAATCTCTAGTCTAAATCAAACCTGGCAGTTTGGCCTTAACATCCATCCATAACAGATGGGTCAACAAGGCCAAATCTGTTTACAGCTTGAAATACTGTAGCCTGACTGTTAATGCTGTTGTCGCGGTAAAAGTGACAGACTGGCACGGCCGTAATGTTTTCATTGTAAAGTTAAGGTCAAACTGC contains the following coding sequences:
- the LOC139558955 gene encoding acidic leucine-rich nuclear phosphoprotein 32 family member E-like yields the protein MEMKKRISLELRNRTPAEVAELVVDNCRTSDGEVEGLTDDFKELEFLSMVNVGLTSLAKLPSLPKLRKLELSDNNISGHLETLSEKCPNLTYLNLSGNKIKELSNVEALQNLKNLKSLDLFNCEITTLEEYRESIFELLPQVTYLDGFDQEDNEAPDSEADADDDEGEDGAGPTGDYDDEDDEEEEEVSEGREVGLSYLMKEKIQDEEEDDDDYAEEEDGKEKAGVKGEKRKRDAEDEGEDDDDDDDDDDDDD